Proteins from a genomic interval of Zingiber officinale cultivar Zhangliang chromosome 1B, Zo_v1.1, whole genome shotgun sequence:
- the LOC122044317 gene encoding dirigent protein 22-like, with the protein MAASSVIPSLLLFLFVAAAAAASSNPNGYMHLRFYNHERILGSGPSATVVYAVQRRDSNSGAGFGNVIVYDNLLRSGVETDSPIVGRNQGMGVGSSLAENSGLTNFQLVFTAGKYNGSSLALQGLFPVAPLGTVFERAITGGTGKFRLARGYLLTTEVRSTNTTLTGQLDAYITFR; encoded by the coding sequence ATGGCAGCCTCCTCAGTCATTCCTTCCTTGCTCCTCTTCCTCTTCGTAGCTGCCGCTGCCGCTGCCTCCTCCAACCCCAATGGCTACATGCACCTGCGCTTCTACAACCACGAGAGAATCCTTGGCTCCGGTCCCAGCGCCACTGTCGTCTACGCCGTCCAGCGACGTGACTCCAACTCTGGGGCTGGTTTCGGAAACGTCATCGTCTACGACAACCTTCTGCGGTCAGGGGTGGAGACAGACTCACCCATCGTCGGCCGAAACCAGGGCATGGGAGTGGGCTCGAGCTTGGCCGAGAACTCTGGCCTCACCAATTTCCAGCTGGTGTTCACCGCCGGCAAGTACAACGGCAGCTCCCTCGCCCTGCAGGGGTTGTTCCCGGTCGCCCCACTCGGGACCGTGTTCGAACGGGCGATCACCGGAGGCACAGGAAAATTCCGTTTGGCTAGAGGATACCTCTTGACCACGGAAGTTCGTTCTACCAACACGACCCTCACTGGACAACTTGATGCTTATATCACCTTCCGTTGA
- the LOC122044325 gene encoding dirigent protein 22-like codes for MAASSVIPSLLLFLFVAAAAAASSNPNGYMHLRFYNHERILDSGPSATVVYAVQRRDSNSGAGFGNVIVYDNLLRSGVETDSPIVGRNQGMGVGSSLAENSGLTNFQLVFTAGKYTGSSLALQGLFPVAPLGTVFERAITGGTGKFRLARGYLLTTEVRATNTTLTGQLDAYITFR; via the coding sequence ATGGCAGCCTCCTCAGTCATTCCTTCCTTGCTCCTCTTCCTCTTCGTAGCTGCCGCTGCCGCTGCCTCCTCCAACCCCAATGGCTACATGCACCTGCGCTTCTACAACCACGAGAGAATCCTCGACTCCGGTCCCAGCGCCACTGTCGTCTATGCCGTCCAGCGCCGTGACTCCAACTCTGGAGCTGGCTTCGGCAACGTCATCGTCTACGACAACCTTCTGCGGTCCGGGGTGGAGACAGACTCGCCCATCGTCGGCCGAAACCAGGGCATGGGAGTGGGCTCGAGCTTGGCCGAGAACTCTGGCCTCACCAATTTCCAGCTGGTGTTCACCGCCGGCAAGTACACCGGCAGCTCCCTCGCCCTGCAGGGGTTGTTCCCGGTCGCCCCACTCGGGACCGTGTTCGAACGGGCGATCACCGGAGGCACAGGAAAGTTCCGTTTGGCCAGAGGATACCTATTGACCACAGAAGTTCGTGCTACCAACACGACCCTCACAGGACAGCTCGACGCTTATATCACCTTCCGTTGA